A DNA window from Drosophila sechellia strain sech25 chromosome X, ASM438219v1, whole genome shotgun sequence contains the following coding sequences:
- the LOC6618102 gene encoding rho GTPase-activating protein 190 isoform X3: MRQFNISVIGLSGTEKDRGQVGVGKSCLCNRFMRPMADDYFIDHISVLSQSDFSGRIVNNDHFLYWGDVRKTTDEGVEYQFNIIEQTEFMDDSTFQAFKVGKMDPYSKRCTATKVFSAEKLMYICKNQLGIEKEYEQKVMPDGRLSIDGFVVVFDVSPVPNRSVEKQVEFVQNVIATILKNKKPLVLVTTKNDDAYELYVREAEKISQRKDYKSTVQLIETSAHESINIDLAFLLLAQMIDKVKNRVKIISYQESAKSRKELLDTRSEAVTRLIRNQITDYHVLWSQGSKMLSQYREWNEFLNIFGHEAGQKLFRRHMKKLRDDHLNKKLHQYLDKFALALEYLLPDIGALNISDDDAWECARNYLQNHIEFEQYFFECPQTSWTELVDMDEAEDEARIPFDVLETSEAETVFRNYLNSVQQDKKKIGWKQQFKMLLEESGFVTPGKQLSEVRVLFMGRECFEALSEHDCQQIYDIHQDDIIEKSKQNFVELLLEHAQYFLQFKNVDNITQEDVRQITDVIQEDSRYKMLDRLDQERRLMLVQHLRFIHCPIRDHCPFFYNCVDSLIEEVLSDKSASNHKTPSGGGWKSSVSGSDRTLNLLIVGSEHLASDLLNDIRICTGSKGEYIYENQTYYLNYRIANGDMEAFKAIDVYSSGLICVYSNQQSFETLKDNLERTLLCNLELEDKFENLPIVLVYQPQDLKENEVEYLRNEGMRLSEMLHCDFIDHTQNHQKYVYDILNIVILSLKLTEMKSYEPYPSNHTDLRILCCIFCGDQYDIENIVQPLVEESTLVKANEHSIIVDVFIGDAKRRVEFILSSYHGTSQYRDELIHGYIYFYSAKRRSSLANLSILAAQNANIPLQIIAVTESGGVNAFFNSDICQFLITEGNAVADRFKGSFMTFSADQYVKFAFYNPFLKTAWDNKYEVENLHVEESITLDSGEGTLENSVNQMPRPPPRHESYMLSNTLGTDGSGSENYEMAPTRSLNSLNEERDISLDEIYDDNEKPKHLHQTDVSGSKDSLATHDAEWLEDKSDGRRNMNKNLIWNNFSGSTHAYTTGRRHIDSNLNKIRPKGPSQTLKVGEAPSRNCPAMSSSTFTLPTQQPGKLNMKNFQLVSDAVAKMNFTGSGSGSGSGSGSGSTGLGLGLGSGSGCMGDSFLEPSDKDGKRYDHAQLDGEDEDSEELAEYEQIYENEDCTESDSCASSTERRVRQQNAYYKASKKPVPAKKQKKKKVAIPVQTPRVPPFGSYVSPPEIPLHYQRMAVGGSGPGEKKKPEPCVPEFMKSDKSPEYSMVPELAGAGIFGAENLPEYNMNQAKCLKDFEKLEKRRIKEETARQRKLQEKEKEQEKKLKRKLKQNAKGLVESAEAQFGKLMITSEQGEIPIFLNKCVEFIEKEGLDSEGIYRVPGSRAHVDMLFQRFEEDTNTEIDALDIPVNAVATALKDFFSKRLPPLFSKDIIKELEEIAGSRGVGNSKLNVEVKTDRSCRLIALKSLLQKLPPINFAILKYIFQHFVHVSDNSKLNSMDSKNLAICWWPTLIPIDFTDMGHFEQLRPYLEDIVQTMIDQFPYLFCGKDAFVMV, encoded by the exons ATGCGTCAGTTTAACATCTCGGTCATTGGACTATCCGGGACCGAAAAGGACCGTGGCCAGGTGGGAGTGGGCAAGTCATGCCTGTGCAACAGATTCATGCGCCCGATGGCCGACGACTACTTCATCGATCACATATCAGTGCTTAGCCAAAGCGACTTTAGTGGCCGGATCGTGAACAACGACCACTTCCTTTATTGGGGCGATGTGCGCAAGACGACGGATGAGGGCGTCGAGTACCAGTTTAATATCATCGAGCAGACGGAGTTCATGGACGACTCCACGTTCCAAGCCTTTAAGGTGGGAAAGATGGATCCATACTCAAAGCGGTGCACGGCCACCAAGGtcttctccgcggagaagcTAATGTACATATGCAAGAATCAGTTGGGCATCGAGAAGGAGTACGAACAGAAGGTCATGCCCGATGGCCGGCTCAGTATCGATGGCTTTGTCGTCGTGTTCGACGTGAGTCCAGTGCCCAATCGCAGTGTGGAGAAGCAGGTGGAGTTCGTGCAGAATGTCATCGCAACCATACTAAAGAACAAGAAGCCCCTGGTGCTGGTGACCACAAAGAACGACGACGCCTATGAGTTGTATGTTCGTGAGGCGGAGAAGATTAGCCAGCGAAAGGACTACAAGAGCACCGTGCAGCTAATCGAGACGTCGGCCCACGAGAGCATCAACATCGATTTGGCATTCCTCCTGCTCGCCCAGATGATCGACAAGGTTAAGAACCGGGTCAAGATCATCTCCTACCAGGAGTCGGCCAAGTCACGCAAAGAACTGCTCGACACACGGTCCGAGGCGGTAACGCGACTAATACGCAACCAGATCACCGACTATCACGTCCTGTGGTCGCAGGGCTCCAAGATGCTGTCACAGTATCGCGAGTGGAACGAGTTCCTCAACATATTCGGTCATGAGGCCGGACAAAAGCTATTCCGGCGGCACATGAAGAAGCTGCGCGACGATCATCTGAACAAAAAACTGCATCAGTACTTGGATAAGTTTGCCCTGGCGCTGGAGTACCTGCTGCCGGACATCGGTGCTTTGAATATCAGCGATGACGATGCTTGGGAGTGCGCCAGGAACTATCTGCAGAATCACATCGAGTTCGAGCAGTACTTCTTCGAGTGCCCGCAGACCTCGTGGACGGAGCTGGTGGACATGGACGAAGCGGAGGATGAGGCCCGCATTCCCTTTGATGTGCTAGAGACTTCCGAGGCAGAGACTGTCTTCCGTAACTACTTGAACTCGGTGCAGCAGGACAAGAAAAAAATTGG ATGGAAGCAGCAATTCAAAATGCTACTTGAGGAGTCGGGCTTTGTAACGCCCGGCAAGCAGCTGTCCGAGGTGCGAGTCCTCTTCATGGGACGCGAATGCTTTGAGGCGCTTTCGGAGCACGACTGCCAGCAGATATACGACATCCACCAGGACGACATCATCGAGAAGAGCAAACAGAATTTTGTGGAGCTCCTGCTGGAACACGCTCAATATTTTCTACAGTTCAAGAACGTTGACAACATCACTCAGGAAGATGTGCGCCAGATAACTGATGTCATACAGGAGGATTCACGCTACAAGATGCTCGATCGCTTGGACCAGGAGCGGCGGTTGATGCTTGTCCAGCACCTGCGCTTCATCCACTGCCCCATCCGCGATCACTGTCCCTTCTTCTACAACTGTGTGGATAGCCTGATTGAGGAGGTGTTGTCCGACAAGTCGGCCAGCAACCACAAGACGCCCAGCGGCGGTGGCTGGAAGAGTTCCGTCAGCGGCAGTGACCGCACGCTCAATCTGCTGATCGTGGGCTCCGAGCACCtggccagcgatttgctcaacGACATCCGCATTTGTACCGGTAGCAAGGGCGAGTACATCTACGAGAACCAGACGTATTATCTCAATTACCGAATCGCCAACGGCGACATGGAGGCCTTCAAGGCCATAGATGTCTACTCGAGTG GTCTAATTTGCGTGTACTCCAATCAGCAATCTTTTGAGACGCTCAAGGACAACTTGGAGCGCACGTTGCTCTGCAATCTGGAGCTGGAGGACAAGTTCGAGAATCTGCCGATCGTGCTGGTGTACCAGCCACAGGATCTCAAGGAGAACGAGGTGGAATACTTGCGCAACGAGGGCATGCGCCTGTCGGAGATGCTGCACTGCGACTTCATCGATCATACGCAAAATCATCAGAAGTACGTCTATGACATACTTAACATTGTCATCCTGTCGCTGAAGCTGACTGAGATGAAGAGCTACGAGCCGTATCCCTCCAATCACACCGATCTGCGCATCCTGTGCTGCATCTTTTGTGGCGATCAGTATGACATCGAGAACATTGTCCAGCCGCTGGTGGAGGAATCGACGCTGGTCAAGGCCAACGAGCACTCCATCATTGTCGACGTCTTTATTGGCGATGCCAAGCGACGGGTCGAGTTTATCCTTTCCTCATATCATGGAACTAGCCAGTACCGCGATGAACTAATCCATGgctatatttacttttactCGGCCAAGCGTCGATCTTCGTTGGCAAATCTAAG CATCCTGGCAGCCCAGAATGCTAACATTCCATTACAGATTATCGCGGTGACCGAGAGCGGGGGCGTTAATGCGTTCTTCAATAGCGATATTTGCCAGTTTCTGATAACCGAGGGCAATGCGGTGGCCGATCGCTTCAAGGGCAGCTTCATGACCTTCTCGGCGGATCAATATGTCAAGT TTGCGTTCTATAATCCATTCCTGAAGACAGCCTGGGACAACAAGTACGAAGTGGAGAACCTGCATGTGGAGGAGTCAATTACTTTGGATTCGGGCGAGGGCACGCTGGAGAACTCGGTTAACCAGATGCCACGCCCGCCGCCGCGCCACGAGAGCTACATGCTGTCCAATACGCTGGGAACCGACGGATCCGGCAGTGAGAATTACGAAATGGCTCCTACCCGATCTCTCAACTCATTAAATG AAGAAAGAGATATATCATTAGATGAAATCTACGATGACAACGAAAAGCCGAAGCACCTGCATCAAA CGGATGTCAGCGGGTCCAAGGATTCACTGGCCACCCATGATGCAG AGTGGCTGGAAGACAAGAGCGATGGGCGGCGCAACATGAACAAGAACTTGATTTGGAACAACTTCAGCGGATCCACACATGCCTACACCACCGGTCGCCGTCACATTGACTCCAATCTGAACAAAATCCGCCCGAAGGGACCCAGTCAAACGCTCAAAGTTGGCGAGGCGCCCAGTCGCAATTGCCCGGCCATGAGCTCCTCCACCTTCACCCTGCCCACGCAGCAGCCGGGCAAGCTGAACATGAAGAACTTCCAGCTGGTAAGCGATGCGGTGGCCAAGATGAATTTCACCGGCTCCGGTTCGGGCTCGGGTTCTGGCTCGGGATCGGGCAGCACTGGACTGGGCCTGGGTCTGGGCTCCGGCAGTGGCTGCATGGGAGATTCGTTTTTGGAGCCGAGCGACAAGGACGGCAAGCGCTACGATCATGCCCAGTTGGATGGCGAGGATGAGGATTCCGAAGAGCTCGCCGAGTACGAGCAGATCTACGAAAATGAAG ACTGCACCGAATCGGACAGCTGTGCCAGTTCCACGGAGCGACGGGTGCGCCAGCAGAATGCCTACTATAAGGCCAGCAAGAAGCCGGTGCCCGCCaagaagcagaagaagaagaaggtgGCCATTCCGGTGCAGACACCGCGTGTTCCTCCGTTCGGCTCGTATGTGAGTCCGCCGGAGATTCCGCTGCACTACCAGCGCATGGCCGTTGGCGGCAGCGGTCCAGGTGAGAAAA AGAAACCAGAGCCTTGCGTTCCCGAGTTCATGAAGAGTGACAAGTCGCCAGAG TATTCCATGGTGCCAGAGCTGGCGGGTGCCGGCATCTTCGGTGCAGAGAATCTGCCCGAGTACAACATGAACCAGGCGAAATGCTTGAAGGACTTTGAGAAGCTGGAGAAGCGGCGCATCAAGGAGGAAACGGCCAGGCAGCGCAAGCTccaggagaaggagaaggagcaAGAGAAGAAGCTCAAGCGCAAACTAAAGCAGAATGCCAAGGGTCTGGTTGAATCCGCGGAAGCGCAATTTGGCAAGCTGATGATTACCTCCGAACAGGGCGAGATCCCCATCTTCCTCAACAAGTGCGTCGAGTTCATCGAGAAGGAGGGCCTGGACTCCGAGGGCATTTATAGGGTGCCCGGAAGTAGGGCGCATGTCGACATGCTGTTCCAACGCTTCGAAGAGG ATACCAATACTGAGATTGATGCGCTCGACATTCCCGTCAATGCCGTGGCCACGGCACTGAAGGACTTCTTCTCCAAGCGCCTGCCTCCGCTGTTCAGCAAGGACATCatcaaggagctggaggagattGCCG GTTCCCGAGGCGTCGGCAATTCCAAGCTAAATGTGGAGGTCAAAACGGACCGGAGTTGCCGCTTAATAGCTTTAAAATCGCTGCTCCAGAAGCTGCCGCCCATCAACTTTGCCATACTCAAATACATATTCCAGCACTTTGTGCA CGTATCGGACAACTCGAAGCTGAATAGCATGGACAGCAAGAACTTGGCCATTTGCTGGTGGCCCACACTCATACCCATCGATTTCACCGACATGGGCCACTTCGAGCAGCTGCGTCCGTATCTGGAGGACATTGTCCAGACAATGATTGACCAGTTCCCGTATCTGTTCTGCGGCAAGGATGCTTTTGTCATGGTCTAG
- the LOC6618102 gene encoding rho GTPase-activating protein 190 isoform X2, whose translation MRQFNISVIGLSGTEKDRGQVGVGKSCLCNRFMRPMADDYFIDHISVLSQSDFSGRIVNNDHFLYWGDVRKTTDEGVEYQFNIIEQTEFMDDSTFQAFKVGKMDPYSKRCTATKVFSAEKLMYICKNQLGIEKEYEQKVMPDGRLSIDGFVVVFDVSPVPNRSVEKQVEFVQNVIATILKNKKPLVLVTTKNDDAYELYVREAEKISQRKDYKSTVQLIETSAHESINIDLAFLLLAQMIDKVKNRVKIISYQESAKSRKELLDTRSEAVTRLIRNQITDYHVLWSQGSKMLSQYREWNEFLNIFGHEAGQKLFRRHMKKLRDDHLNKKLHQYLDKFALALEYLLPDIGALNISDDDAWECARNYLQNHIEFEQYFFECPQTSWTELVDMDEAEDEARIPFDVLETSEAETVFRNYLNSVQQDKKKIGWKQQFKMLLEESGFVTPGKQLSEVRVLFMGRECFEALSEHDCQQIYDIHQDDIIEKSKQNFVELLLEHAQYFLQFKNVDNITQEDVRQITDVIQEDSRYKMLDRLDQERRLMLVQHLRFIHCPIRDHCPFFYNCVDSLIEEVLSDKSASNHKTPSGGGWKSSVSGSDRTLNLLIVGSEHLASDLLNDIRICTGSKGEYIYENQTYYLNYRIANGDMEAFKAIDVYSSGLICVYSNQQSFETLKDNLERTLLCNLELEDKFENLPIVLVYQPQDLKENEVEYLRNEGMRLSEMLHCDFIDHTQNHQKYVYDILNIVILSLKLTEMKSYEPYPSNHTDLRILCCIFCGDQYDIENIVQPLVEESTLVKANEHSIIVDVFIGDAKRRVEFILSSYHGTSQYRDELIHGYIYFYSAKRRSSLANLSILAAQNANIPLQIIAVTESGGVNAFFNSDICQFLITEGNAVADRFKGSFMTFSADQYVKFAFYNPFLKTAWDNKYEVENLHVEESITLDSGEGTLENSVNQMPRPPPRHESYMLSNTLGTDGSGSENYEMAPTRSLNSLNEERDISLDEIYDDNEKPKHLHQRFQIFPPPTTPPEPAPPDHQLITCTYKSQFVSASESSLEEITSDVSGSKDSLATHDAEWLEDKSDGRRNMNKNLIWNNFSGSTHAYTTGRRHIDSNLNKIRPKGPSQTLKVGEAPSRNCPAMSSSTFTLPTQQPGKLNMKNFQLVSDAVAKMNFTGSGSGSGSGSGSGSTGLGLGLGSGSGCMGDSFLEPSDKDGKRYDHAQLDGEDEDSEELAEYEQIYENEDCTESDSCASSTERRVRQQNAYYKASKKPVPAKKQKKKKVAIPVQTPRVPPFGSYVSPPEIPLHYQRMAVGGSGPEKPEPCVPEFMKSDKSPEYSMVPELAGAGIFGAENLPEYNMNQAKCLKDFEKLEKRRIKEETARQRKLQEKEKEQEKKLKRKLKQNAKGLVESAEAQFGKLMITSEQGEIPIFLNKCVEFIEKEGLDSEGIYRVPGSRAHVDMLFQRFEEDTNTEIDALDIPVNAVATALKDFFSKRLPPLFSKDIIKELEEIAGSRGVGNSKLNVEVKTDRSCRLIALKSLLQKLPPINFAILKYIFQHFVHVSDNSKLNSMDSKNLAICWWPTLIPIDFTDMGHFEQLRPYLEDIVQTMIDQFPYLFCGKDAFVMV comes from the exons ATGCGTCAGTTTAACATCTCGGTCATTGGACTATCCGGGACCGAAAAGGACCGTGGCCAGGTGGGAGTGGGCAAGTCATGCCTGTGCAACAGATTCATGCGCCCGATGGCCGACGACTACTTCATCGATCACATATCAGTGCTTAGCCAAAGCGACTTTAGTGGCCGGATCGTGAACAACGACCACTTCCTTTATTGGGGCGATGTGCGCAAGACGACGGATGAGGGCGTCGAGTACCAGTTTAATATCATCGAGCAGACGGAGTTCATGGACGACTCCACGTTCCAAGCCTTTAAGGTGGGAAAGATGGATCCATACTCAAAGCGGTGCACGGCCACCAAGGtcttctccgcggagaagcTAATGTACATATGCAAGAATCAGTTGGGCATCGAGAAGGAGTACGAACAGAAGGTCATGCCCGATGGCCGGCTCAGTATCGATGGCTTTGTCGTCGTGTTCGACGTGAGTCCAGTGCCCAATCGCAGTGTGGAGAAGCAGGTGGAGTTCGTGCAGAATGTCATCGCAACCATACTAAAGAACAAGAAGCCCCTGGTGCTGGTGACCACAAAGAACGACGACGCCTATGAGTTGTATGTTCGTGAGGCGGAGAAGATTAGCCAGCGAAAGGACTACAAGAGCACCGTGCAGCTAATCGAGACGTCGGCCCACGAGAGCATCAACATCGATTTGGCATTCCTCCTGCTCGCCCAGATGATCGACAAGGTTAAGAACCGGGTCAAGATCATCTCCTACCAGGAGTCGGCCAAGTCACGCAAAGAACTGCTCGACACACGGTCCGAGGCGGTAACGCGACTAATACGCAACCAGATCACCGACTATCACGTCCTGTGGTCGCAGGGCTCCAAGATGCTGTCACAGTATCGCGAGTGGAACGAGTTCCTCAACATATTCGGTCATGAGGCCGGACAAAAGCTATTCCGGCGGCACATGAAGAAGCTGCGCGACGATCATCTGAACAAAAAACTGCATCAGTACTTGGATAAGTTTGCCCTGGCGCTGGAGTACCTGCTGCCGGACATCGGTGCTTTGAATATCAGCGATGACGATGCTTGGGAGTGCGCCAGGAACTATCTGCAGAATCACATCGAGTTCGAGCAGTACTTCTTCGAGTGCCCGCAGACCTCGTGGACGGAGCTGGTGGACATGGACGAAGCGGAGGATGAGGCCCGCATTCCCTTTGATGTGCTAGAGACTTCCGAGGCAGAGACTGTCTTCCGTAACTACTTGAACTCGGTGCAGCAGGACAAGAAAAAAATTGG ATGGAAGCAGCAATTCAAAATGCTACTTGAGGAGTCGGGCTTTGTAACGCCCGGCAAGCAGCTGTCCGAGGTGCGAGTCCTCTTCATGGGACGCGAATGCTTTGAGGCGCTTTCGGAGCACGACTGCCAGCAGATATACGACATCCACCAGGACGACATCATCGAGAAGAGCAAACAGAATTTTGTGGAGCTCCTGCTGGAACACGCTCAATATTTTCTACAGTTCAAGAACGTTGACAACATCACTCAGGAAGATGTGCGCCAGATAACTGATGTCATACAGGAGGATTCACGCTACAAGATGCTCGATCGCTTGGACCAGGAGCGGCGGTTGATGCTTGTCCAGCACCTGCGCTTCATCCACTGCCCCATCCGCGATCACTGTCCCTTCTTCTACAACTGTGTGGATAGCCTGATTGAGGAGGTGTTGTCCGACAAGTCGGCCAGCAACCACAAGACGCCCAGCGGCGGTGGCTGGAAGAGTTCCGTCAGCGGCAGTGACCGCACGCTCAATCTGCTGATCGTGGGCTCCGAGCACCtggccagcgatttgctcaacGACATCCGCATTTGTACCGGTAGCAAGGGCGAGTACATCTACGAGAACCAGACGTATTATCTCAATTACCGAATCGCCAACGGCGACATGGAGGCCTTCAAGGCCATAGATGTCTACTCGAGTG GTCTAATTTGCGTGTACTCCAATCAGCAATCTTTTGAGACGCTCAAGGACAACTTGGAGCGCACGTTGCTCTGCAATCTGGAGCTGGAGGACAAGTTCGAGAATCTGCCGATCGTGCTGGTGTACCAGCCACAGGATCTCAAGGAGAACGAGGTGGAATACTTGCGCAACGAGGGCATGCGCCTGTCGGAGATGCTGCACTGCGACTTCATCGATCATACGCAAAATCATCAGAAGTACGTCTATGACATACTTAACATTGTCATCCTGTCGCTGAAGCTGACTGAGATGAAGAGCTACGAGCCGTATCCCTCCAATCACACCGATCTGCGCATCCTGTGCTGCATCTTTTGTGGCGATCAGTATGACATCGAGAACATTGTCCAGCCGCTGGTGGAGGAATCGACGCTGGTCAAGGCCAACGAGCACTCCATCATTGTCGACGTCTTTATTGGCGATGCCAAGCGACGGGTCGAGTTTATCCTTTCCTCATATCATGGAACTAGCCAGTACCGCGATGAACTAATCCATGgctatatttacttttactCGGCCAAGCGTCGATCTTCGTTGGCAAATCTAAG CATCCTGGCAGCCCAGAATGCTAACATTCCATTACAGATTATCGCGGTGACCGAGAGCGGGGGCGTTAATGCGTTCTTCAATAGCGATATTTGCCAGTTTCTGATAACCGAGGGCAATGCGGTGGCCGATCGCTTCAAGGGCAGCTTCATGACCTTCTCGGCGGATCAATATGTCAAGT TTGCGTTCTATAATCCATTCCTGAAGACAGCCTGGGACAACAAGTACGAAGTGGAGAACCTGCATGTGGAGGAGTCAATTACTTTGGATTCGGGCGAGGGCACGCTGGAGAACTCGGTTAACCAGATGCCACGCCCGCCGCCGCGCCACGAGAGCTACATGCTGTCCAATACGCTGGGAACCGACGGATCCGGCAGTGAGAATTACGAAATGGCTCCTACCCGATCTCTCAACTCATTAAATG AAGAAAGAGATATATCATTAGATGAAATCTACGATGACAACGAAAAGCCGAAGCACCTGCATCAAA GATTCCAGATATTCCCTCCTCCAACAACTCCTCCAGAGCCAGCCCCTCCAGATCATCAGCTCATTACATGCACATATAAGAGTCAATTCGTTTCGGCTTCAGAATCAAGTTTGGAAGAAATAACAT CGGATGTCAGCGGGTCCAAGGATTCACTGGCCACCCATGATGCAG AGTGGCTGGAAGACAAGAGCGATGGGCGGCGCAACATGAACAAGAACTTGATTTGGAACAACTTCAGCGGATCCACACATGCCTACACCACCGGTCGCCGTCACATTGACTCCAATCTGAACAAAATCCGCCCGAAGGGACCCAGTCAAACGCTCAAAGTTGGCGAGGCGCCCAGTCGCAATTGCCCGGCCATGAGCTCCTCCACCTTCACCCTGCCCACGCAGCAGCCGGGCAAGCTGAACATGAAGAACTTCCAGCTGGTAAGCGATGCGGTGGCCAAGATGAATTTCACCGGCTCCGGTTCGGGCTCGGGTTCTGGCTCGGGATCGGGCAGCACTGGACTGGGCCTGGGTCTGGGCTCCGGCAGTGGCTGCATGGGAGATTCGTTTTTGGAGCCGAGCGACAAGGACGGCAAGCGCTACGATCATGCCCAGTTGGATGGCGAGGATGAGGATTCCGAAGAGCTCGCCGAGTACGAGCAGATCTACGAAAATGAAG ACTGCACCGAATCGGACAGCTGTGCCAGTTCCACGGAGCGACGGGTGCGCCAGCAGAATGCCTACTATAAGGCCAGCAAGAAGCCGGTGCCCGCCaagaagcagaagaagaagaaggtgGCCATTCCGGTGCAGACACCGCGTGTTCCTCCGTTCGGCTCGTATGTGAGTCCGCCGGAGATTCCGCTGCACTACCAGCGCATGGCCGTTGGCGGCAGCGGTCCAG AGAAACCAGAGCCTTGCGTTCCCGAGTTCATGAAGAGTGACAAGTCGCCAGAG TATTCCATGGTGCCAGAGCTGGCGGGTGCCGGCATCTTCGGTGCAGAGAATCTGCCCGAGTACAACATGAACCAGGCGAAATGCTTGAAGGACTTTGAGAAGCTGGAGAAGCGGCGCATCAAGGAGGAAACGGCCAGGCAGCGCAAGCTccaggagaaggagaaggagcaAGAGAAGAAGCTCAAGCGCAAACTAAAGCAGAATGCCAAGGGTCTGGTTGAATCCGCGGAAGCGCAATTTGGCAAGCTGATGATTACCTCCGAACAGGGCGAGATCCCCATCTTCCTCAACAAGTGCGTCGAGTTCATCGAGAAGGAGGGCCTGGACTCCGAGGGCATTTATAGGGTGCCCGGAAGTAGGGCGCATGTCGACATGCTGTTCCAACGCTTCGAAGAGG ATACCAATACTGAGATTGATGCGCTCGACATTCCCGTCAATGCCGTGGCCACGGCACTGAAGGACTTCTTCTCCAAGCGCCTGCCTCCGCTGTTCAGCAAGGACATCatcaaggagctggaggagattGCCG GTTCCCGAGGCGTCGGCAATTCCAAGCTAAATGTGGAGGTCAAAACGGACCGGAGTTGCCGCTTAATAGCTTTAAAATCGCTGCTCCAGAAGCTGCCGCCCATCAACTTTGCCATACTCAAATACATATTCCAGCACTTTGTGCA CGTATCGGACAACTCGAAGCTGAATAGCATGGACAGCAAGAACTTGGCCATTTGCTGGTGGCCCACACTCATACCCATCGATTTCACCGACATGGGCCACTTCGAGCAGCTGCGTCCGTATCTGGAGGACATTGTCCAGACAATGATTGACCAGTTCCCGTATCTGTTCTGCGGCAAGGATGCTTTTGTCATGGTCTAG